From a region of the Streptomyces sp. NBC_00193 genome:
- a CDS encoding GNAT family N-acetyltransferase, producing the protein MALEMRVLQADEWDVWYDQLELAFGGVPETAEERELYRSLTETERSLGVWDDGTCVGTAGAFSFRLSVPGGALVPAAGVTMVGVSPTHRRQGVLSSLMRRQLDDVRAGGEPIAVLTASDPAIYGRFGYGTAAYSMSVEIDKTRVRLSVPPGTDDLRLRLVDPRKSLADCERVYAALLAGRPGMPARQPGWELQALLDPESERSGASPLKCVVAERADGEVVGYARYRVKPEWDLTGSDGRVDVADLDALDPAAYAALWRYVFSIDLTWTVRAFKRPADDALLHLVTDVRRTQVRLRDSMHVRLVDLPAALAARSYGAPLDVVLEVEDAFCPWNAGRWRLAVGADGAAVCTRTEAPADLELAVRELGAAYLGGVSLTSLASAGLVREVRPGALARASRAFTGDVAPWLPHGF; encoded by the coding sequence ATGGCTCTTGAGATGCGCGTATTGCAGGCTGATGAGTGGGATGTCTGGTACGACCAGTTGGAACTGGCGTTCGGCGGAGTGCCCGAAACCGCGGAGGAGCGGGAGCTCTACCGGTCGTTGACGGAGACGGAGCGGTCCCTCGGCGTCTGGGACGACGGGACCTGCGTCGGCACGGCCGGGGCCTTCTCCTTCCGGCTCTCCGTGCCGGGCGGGGCGCTCGTCCCGGCGGCCGGGGTCACGATGGTGGGCGTCTCCCCCACCCACCGCAGGCAGGGTGTGCTCAGCTCCCTGATGCGGCGCCAATTGGACGACGTCCGGGCGGGTGGTGAACCGATCGCCGTGCTGACGGCCTCGGATCCGGCGATCTACGGGCGCTTCGGCTACGGCACCGCCGCGTACTCGATGTCCGTGGAGATCGACAAGACCCGCGTACGGCTCTCCGTGCCGCCGGGGACCGACGACCTGCGGCTGCGGCTGGTCGATCCGCGCAAGTCCCTGGCCGACTGCGAGCGGGTCTACGCGGCGCTGCTGGCGGGCCGCCCCGGGATGCCGGCCCGGCAGCCCGGCTGGGAGCTGCAGGCGCTGCTCGACCCGGAGTCGGAGCGCTCCGGGGCCTCCCCGCTGAAGTGCGTGGTCGCGGAGCGGGCGGACGGCGAGGTGGTCGGGTACGCCCGCTACCGGGTCAAGCCCGAGTGGGACCTGACCGGCTCGGACGGCCGGGTGGACGTGGCGGACCTCGACGCGCTCGACCCGGCGGCGTACGCGGCGCTGTGGCGCTACGTGTTCTCCATCGACCTGACCTGGACCGTACGGGCCTTCAAGCGGCCGGCGGACGATGCGCTGCTGCACCTGGTCACCGATGTCCGGCGGACGCAGGTGCGGCTGCGCGACTCGATGCACGTACGGCTCGTGGACCTGCCGGCGGCGCTGGCCGCGCGGTCCTACGGGGCTCCGCTGGACGTGGTGCTGGAGGTCGAGGACGCGTTCTGCCCGTGGAACGCGGGGCGCTGGCGGCTGGCCGTCGGAGCGGACGGGGCCGCGGTCTGTACCCGGACGGAGGCCCCGGCCGACCTGGAGCTGGCGGTACGGGAGCTCGGCGCGGCCTATCTGGGCGGGGTCTCCCTGACGTCACTGGCCTCGGCCGGTCTGGTGCGCGAGGTGCGGCCGGGCGCGCTGGCCCGGGCCTCCCGCGCCTTCACGGGAGACGTGGCCCCCTGGCTCCCGCACGGCTTCTAG
- a CDS encoding ribose-5-phosphate isomerase, producing MRVYLGSDHAGFELKNHLVDWLKNNGHEPVDCGPHIYDAVDDYPPFCLRAAEKTAADAGSLGIVIGGSGNGEQIAANKVKGIRAILAWSVQTAELGREHNNANVISVGGRMHTQDEVVSFIDAFLKTPYSDEERHTRRIDMLSAYETTGELPPIPAHHPQG from the coding sequence ATGCGCGTGTACCTCGGATCCGACCATGCCGGCTTTGAGCTCAAGAACCACCTGGTGGACTGGCTCAAGAACAACGGCCACGAGCCCGTCGACTGCGGGCCCCACATCTACGACGCGGTGGACGACTACCCGCCGTTCTGCCTCCGCGCCGCGGAGAAGACCGCTGCGGACGCCGGCTCCCTCGGCATCGTGATCGGCGGCTCCGGCAACGGCGAGCAGATCGCCGCGAACAAGGTCAAGGGCATCCGCGCCATCCTCGCGTGGAGCGTCCAGACCGCCGAGCTCGGCCGTGAGCACAACAACGCCAACGTCATCTCCGTCGGCGGCCGGATGCACACCCAGGACGAGGTCGTCAGCTTCATCGACGCGTTCCTGAAGACGCCGTACTCCGACGAGGAGCGCCACACCCGCCGCATCGACATGCTCTCGGCGTACGAGACCACCGGCGAGCTCCCCCCGATCCCGGCGCACCACCCGCAGGGCTGA
- a CDS encoding Fpg/Nei family DNA glycosylase — translation MPEGHTIHRLAEDHTARFAARPVRVSSPQGRFAESAALLDGRELESAEAHGKHLFLELGDAWIHIHLGLFGKLGFGPAPAPPAAETVRLRLLNEDHYADLRGPTACALIGEGEKKAIHDRLGPDPLRPTDDPDRAWARISRSRTTVAALLMDQKVVSGVGNVYRAEVLFRHGIDPYRAGKDLTRSEWDAIWADLVLLMREGVRNNRIDTVRDEHLPEAMGRPPRVDDHGGEVYVYRRANLPCHICGGEIRTADLAARNLFWCPDCQAR, via the coding sequence GTGCCCGAGGGGCATACGATCCACCGCCTCGCCGAGGACCACACCGCGCGCTTCGCCGCCCGGCCGGTCCGGGTGAGCAGCCCGCAGGGCCGGTTCGCCGAGAGTGCGGCCCTGCTCGACGGCCGCGAGCTGGAATCCGCCGAGGCGCACGGCAAGCACCTGTTCCTCGAACTCGGCGACGCCTGGATCCACATCCACCTCGGCCTCTTCGGGAAGCTCGGCTTCGGCCCCGCCCCGGCCCCGCCCGCCGCCGAAACGGTCCGGCTCCGGCTGCTGAACGAGGACCACTACGCCGACCTGCGCGGCCCCACCGCGTGCGCGCTCATCGGCGAGGGCGAGAAGAAGGCGATACACGACCGGCTCGGCCCGGACCCGCTGCGCCCCACGGACGACCCCGACCGCGCCTGGGCCCGGATCTCCCGCTCCCGCACCACCGTGGCCGCCCTGCTGATGGACCAGAAGGTCGTCTCGGGCGTCGGCAACGTCTACCGCGCCGAGGTCCTCTTCCGCCACGGCATCGACCCCTACCGCGCGGGCAAGGACCTCACCCGCTCCGAGTGGGACGCGATCTGGGCCGACCTCGTCCTCCTCATGCGCGAGGGCGTGCGCAACAACCGCATCGACACCGTCCGCGACGAACACCTGCCCGAGGCCATGGGCCGCCCGCCGAGGGTGGACGACCACGGCGGCGAGGTGTACGTCTACCGGAGGGCGAACCTGCCCTGCCACATCTGCGGGGGCGAGATCCGCACCGCCGATCTCGCCGCCCGCAACCTCTTCTGGTGCCCGGACTGCCAGGCGCGCTAG